One genomic window of Arvicanthis niloticus isolate mArvNil1 chromosome 24, mArvNil1.pat.X, whole genome shotgun sequence includes the following:
- the LOC143437486 gene encoding oncomodulin, with protein sequence MSITDILSADDIAAALQECQDPDTFEPQKFFQTSGLSKMSASQVKDIFRFIDNDQSGYLDEVELKYFLQKFQSDARELTESETKSLMDAADNDGDGKIGADEFQEMVHS encoded by the exons ATGAGCATCACGGACATTCTGAGTGCTGATGACATTGCGGCAGCCCTGCAGGAATGCCAAG ACCCAGACACCTTTGAACCACAAAAGTTCTTCCAGACATCCGGCCTCTCCAAGATGTCCGCCAGCCAAGTGAAGGATATCTTCCGGTTCATAGACAACGACCAGAGTGGATACCTGGATGAAGTGGAGCTCAA GTATTTCCTACAGAAGTTCCAGAGCGACGCTCGGGAACTGACTGAGTCAGAGACCAAGTCCTTGATGGATGCAGCCGACAATGACGGAGACGGGAAGATCGGGGCCGACG AATTCCAGGAAATGGTGCATTCTTAA